The genomic stretch ACAGCAGAATCCATGGGTTATCATGCCGGCCGGCGACGTGGTTCTTCAGGCACGGTATGAGTCCGTACCAGCCACGGCGACCTCATCCAATGCAACGGTAGATTATTCCCCTAAAAATGGAACGTTTGCCCTCAATATGCAAACGGATCTTTTGGAAGCGTTAAAACTCGACCTGATTGACAATTCTTCCGATCCGGGTTTGCTGGCATCAGGGCATAAAGTGGAATATACGGTTAAATTTGACCGGAGAAGTGTGCCGACCGCTACGGAGTCCAATGCAGTAAGAGATGTGGCTGCAGTGGATAGTGAAGCATTAAAGATCCCATGGGTTTTGGGAATATCATTGTCAAGAAAGGTGGATGGCATTAATAAAGCACTGCCGTCGGATGGGAACCACACACCTGATATTCAGGTTTATGGTACCCTGGATACCAGCCTTCTGGGGAATATGGATTACCAGCTGTGGAAGGTTGAAAATGCGGATAGCGATCCGGTATGCACGGAGATTATACCCGTGGAACCTGATCTGAATGATCCGGATGCCGGTTTTACCGGTACGTTCCGATTTAATGCAAATGTTGGGGACACGATTATCTTAACTTATTCCAAATCATATACGGTTACCGTTACCGATACGATAAGAGGTTCGGTGGCAAGTCTTAAAGCAAGAGCCGGAAGTATTTTAGAAGATGCGGACGGATATATGGATCTTGAATGCTTGGAAGACTACACGGATCCGGTTACCGGTATCGTATATGAATTTGCAGGATTTAAAAAACAGCCGTTGGCTACCGCAGGTTTTTATGATATAACGGCTCCGATTAACAAAGATCTCCAGCTGTACGCAGTGTATGAACAGGAGGACGATTCCTTGTGGCAGGAGGCAAAGAACCGGCTGGAGGATGAAATCAATACGGCTAATGCTTTGAAAAACAATGGTTCGGTAAGTGAAGAAGACCGAAATATATTGACCGATGCGATCCATGATGCGATTGTAGTGCGCGATACTCTGCCCCGTCCAACGATTGATGAGCTGGATCAGGCTTATCAGACATTAAAGGATATTGTTGACGGAATCACAAATGGCAATGGCCCCGGAGGAGACAATGGCCCCGGAGGAGACAATGGTTCCGGAGGTGATAATGGTTCCGGAGGTGATAATGGTTCCGGAGGAGGCAATGGTTCCGGGGGCGGAAGTGGTTCTGGAGGCGGAAGCGGTTCCGGAAGCGGAAGCAGTTCCGGAATGAGCAGTTCCAGCAGCAGTAGCGTGGGACCGGGTGCTTACCGTTTTGGAAGTTATAAGACTTATACAAATGATGTTGACGGTCACTGGGAGAATTTTAATCCGGCAGCCAATGGCTGGTCCTTCATTTTAAGCAGCGGAACAAAATTAAAAGACCAGTGGGCAAATATCAGATATTCCTATAATGGGACAACCCTGATCTATACATACCATTTTGACAAGGAAGGGGTAATGGACAGCGGCTGGTTTTTAGATGAAGAAGGGAAATGGTATTTCTTATCCACCGTTCACGATGGTTGGTTCGGACGCCTTAAGACCGGCTGGCATCTTGATGATAATGACGGAAGATGGTACTACTTAAATCTGTTTAACGGCGCTATGCTTACCGGCTGGCAGAAAATAGACGGCGAATGGTATTACCTGACACCGGAAAACAGTCAGCAGACATGGTATCTGGATAAAACAACAGGGAAGTGGGTCTATGCCGGTCAATCAGGACGTCCGCTGGGTTCCCTGTACCGGGATGAAGAAACCCCGGATGGATATTATGTAGATGACAGCGGGAAATGGACACCGGAAACCCCATAGTTTAAATTGAAATCATTCTTCGAAGGAGGGGAAAGTGTTTGGATTATCTGGCACTCTCCCTTTCTTTCGAAGGATAATGGATAAACGGATGGCCGGCACCTAAAGAGGAAACAGGTTTCCGAAGCATTTGGGGTTTGAGTCAATGGTAAGAAGATTGAGGTAAGAACAAAGAGCACTGATTTAAGGTAAAGTTTTAAATCGGTCTTTTTGAAAGGAGGAAACATGGAACGAAAGGAAGAAAGGAAAAAAGGAAGGATCCGGAATGTTTACATGGTTTGGAAACGTATTTTGGCAATGGTCCTTTCCGTATGCCTGATAGCCGGACTAACTTTTCAGGAGACGGTAATTGCTTTTGCATATATTCCGGAACTGGGAAGCACGAATCTTGGACTTTCTGCAAGTGATAATATCAACCAGACATGGAAGTGGAGTAATGACTATTCCAGTACTGGTTCCGGAGGCTCAAGCTGGCGCTTTGAGCTTGCAGGAAAAAAGGCAGGGCAGAGTGATACTTACAGTACCAGCAATATGCAGTTTACTTATAGCTGGTATGGTTTTCCCAGTTATCTTTTCATGGCGGCAGATGAAGCCACCAGCAATGCTAAGATAACACCGGTACCAGCCAATGTAACTGGCCTTTATACACCGGGTACACAAATAACTCTCGGCAGCGGAACGTATTATTCCGCAAAGCATGGTCAGCATGATTCTGACGGTAATGCAATCACCGGTTCTTTTAATGGTTATTACAACGGGTATACAGAATTGCTTAAATTCGGATCGGGCGCGAATGAAACCCGTATTGAGATGAAGGTTACGACCACTCCCAGTTCCGATGGCAAATATATGCTGGTAGATTATTATCTTGCTCATGTAGGCGGTACAATGCCGTCTGACGGCCGTACTTTCTGGCTGGGCAGCGCCTATGATCTACAAATCAATGGCAGTCTTACAAAAGATATGTATAAAACAGCCCGGGGATTTTATATGAGGGAGACTGCAAATAAGGCGGTTGTTGTTGATGTGATTACAGATGACCCGACTCTGGGAATAACAGAACCTACGACAACAAAATGGGCAGGAAGTTTTAGCGAGCGATGTACGAATATGTTTAAGGAATCCGCGGCGTCTTCCGCATTGTCCAGTGACTGCTCTATTTCCTATTCGTGGATGTTTACAGTACGGCCTTATGAAATTATACATAGAAGAGTTGCATTTGCAATGAAAGAGGCGGCGTACTATGTTTCTTCACAAAATGGCAATAACAGTAACTCCGGAATATTTAGTGAGCCATTACAGACCATAGAGGCTGCAATTGCTAAATGCAACGGGAAAAATGCATATATTTATATTCAGGATTATAATCCAATTAATTCTACGATTGATTTCAGCAGCATAACAAATTCAAACACGAAAATTGTCATATCCAGTACTGATATGACATTAGGGGGAGCTCCTACCGCTGGTGCCCGTGTGACTCTGGCTCGTGCCAATGGATTTGCTGGTGAAATGTTCTCGAATAATAATAATTTTGGGCTTTCATTTACAGATATTATTATGGATGGAACCAATGGAACTATGTCAGATGCTGCTTCATTGATTCAATCAAGCAGAGGAACTTTAGAATTAAATAATGAGCTGACTCTTCAGAATAATAATGGAAGCGCAGTAGAAATTCTGGGAAGTACGAATTTTGTGCTTAATGGCGGAGACAGTGGAATTGAGATAAAGAGCAACAGACCTGCAGCGGGAAAAGGTGCGGTTCAATTTGAAAGTACCGGTACTTTTTCTGCCCGGAATGAAATAAATATTTCGGATAATACAAATACAACAGGAGAAAAGGCAAATGTCTATCTGGCTGATGGGAAGCACATTACCGTAGAGGGGGATCTTGGTGCCTCCCGGATCGGTGTAACTTCCCAACAAGTTCCGGAGGCTTCTGTCGGGGAGTCAACAGCCGCGGGGCAGGAAGTCATTATAGCCGTTCCTTCGGTTGATTATTCCGGAATCATTTCCTCCTGCCCGTTTGCAGACAACTTTTTTGCAGATGCGGATACCGGTAATGGGACCGGGATCTTTTCAACGGTGGGATCCTCCGCCTTAAATAATTCCAAAAATACAGTATTAAAACGCAATGGATATACCGTAAGCTTTGTCTACAGGGATTCCACCACGGGAGGAACTGTGACCGGTGCACCTGATACCCCCAGCCTGTCCTATGCATCAGGCGATGAGGTGGTGATTCCGCCGCCATCCGCTATTTCCGGGTATGAGTTTACCGGAATCGCCATTGATCAGGGTACGGGCGGCACCTTAACTGCGGTGGAAACGGCAGGGACCGATTTTGGAAAAATAACCGGGACCATGCCGGGGCAGGATGCGGTGATCACCTATGAATACACCAGGATTGATGCCTCCATTGTTTTTGTAGTGAACGGAGGGACGCCTCAGCCTCAAACCCTGACAGGAACAGCCGGGAACAGCGTAAACGCCCTGCTTCCCAGTGTAAGTAGGTACGGATACGTGTTTAAGGGCTGGAGCAAAGTGAACAGCCAGGCGAGTCCGCAATACATTTCCTCTCTGCCGGCTGTGTATCCGGAAATCCCGATTACTTACTATGCCATATGGGAGTCGGATCCGGGGGTAAAGTTTGATTATACGGTGGATTACACCAATCAGAACGGCTCCATCGTGTTCCAGTCGACGACCACGGCAAATACCTATTCCGTGGAATCGGTGATCCAGTCCCAGAAAAAGAACATCCATGGGTATTTGTGGAGTCTTTTGGATTCTCTGACCAGCCCTGCTGAATATAATTATGACGGGCTTGGAGCAGTGCCGATCGGAAACTTTGACGGCTCGACCGGGGAATTTAGCGGAAGGATGCCGGGACAGGATGCGGCTGTGAAATACGCATACAAGGTAGACCGGAATAATCCGGCGGCCAGATCGGATCTGACGGTGCGCTATGTGACGGAGAACGGAACCGTGATCCATGCGCCGGGTGTGACATCCTATTACCCGGAGGATGCCATAAGCACAAGTCCGCTGGATATATACGGATACCAGTTCGTATCGGGAAGCATAACAGCCGGAGATACTGCGGATGATACGGATGGAAATCTGGTCAGTGCAGTCCAGGGGAGCTTTGGAAGCAGCGGCGGTTTTACGGGCTTCATGCCGAATCAGCCGGTAGAAATTACATATGTATATGAAGCAACAGGGGAAGGCTACCGGTTTACGGTTAATTATCTGGATAATGATTCGGCTGATAATAACTTGAGAAATATCGTTATTCCGGTGGTCCAGCAGAAAACAGCGGATACAGCGGTCAGCACAGAATACCGGGAATTGTACGGTTATAGCTATGAAAGTGCGGCAGCAGTACCGGATTTAAGCGGAAGCTTTGATGCTGGCCATGATTATACAGGGATCATGCCAAGCGATGACCTGACCGTCAGCTATCGGTATGACCGTGTTCCGTCAAAATGGTATCAGATCACCTACCGGACTGGAGCTCACGGCTCCATCTCCCATGGAAGCGGTGTGTCCCCTGACGTAGTAGAGCAAACCTTGGGAAGCGGGGTGTATAGTACTTCCGTTCTTGGAAATGACGGCTCTGCAGCCGGACAGACCGACAGCTACACCTGGAGTGTGGTAAAGGAAAAACGCCTGGTTCCCATGACGCAGGCGGACCAGTATTACCGGTTTGCCGGTTGGTTTATAGACCAGGATGGAAACGGAGCATTGAATGGCGGAGAGCAGCTTCTGGCAGAAGATCACCGTTTTACCGGAGATGAGACTGTTACGGCCCTGTTTGAAGAGGACCCGGAGAAATGGATCGACATTCAGTTTGCGGCAGGAGAACATGGTTCTCTGGCAGACGGAAGCATTACCTCCCTCCATATCCAGTATGACAGGACCTGGGGGGACATCGCAGGCCAGATACCGGGCTATCTACCGGAGATCAACTATCTGGTGGATAACTGGTATGACGGGGATACGGAAGTGGAACCGACCGATGTCCTAAGAAACGGACATACCTATACCATACGTTTCTATCAGGATCCGGCCGTATTCGGAACGGATGTGGCAGCTCCCGATGCCTCCACCGGACTTAACGGGGAAGGAAAGGGAAAGATTACTGTTTATCATACCACAGCAGGCTATCAGTACATCATTACCGATTTAAGCGGAAGTATTGTGGGAGTACAGACAGGAAACATCGCAGGCCGGGTATATTTTGACGGACTTTATCCGGGAGCCAGATACCTTGTGTATGAGGCAGCAGGAAATGTGCATGCAATCGTGGGAAACCAGATCGGAGAAACGGCAGGGAACACCAGTGACCCGGTGGAGGTATTAACACCGGTGGTGGAGACCAACTACCAGATCTTGTTTGATGAGAACCACGAAGGAAAAACAGTGCTTGTGATCAAGCCTGCCGATAAGAAGTCGGATTATGCAGTCTTAAGTAAGGATGGAACGGTCATCGTTACCACGGAGACCGGAAGTGACGGCTGGCAGACTGTGACAGGAAATCCGGGAAGTGTGACTTTTTCCGGGCTGAATTACAACGAAGAATATATCGTGGTAGCCAGGCCAAAGGGAGAGACCGGAATCACGGCAGAAAGCCGGATGCCGGACGGATCGGTGATCACTACGGATCCTGGCGGAGCGCTGGAGATCCCCAACTACATCGTGGAGACTTTAGAAGGCCGTGTGGTAAGTGTTGATCAGGAAGCGATTGATGCAGCCAGATATGAGGAAGCCCATAAGGGAGACCGGGTGGTGATTACCGCAGATGGGGTTAACGGAGCAGGAGAAACGTTCTTGTACTGGAAGATCACCATAGGATCGGTTCCGGGGCTTACAGGAAAGCTGTATGAGAGAGAGCTTGCCTTTGATATGCCGGATACCAATCTGGTGTTTACGGCTTATTATTCCCGTCCAACAGCCAGTCCGAGCAATGCAACGGTGGTTGATGAGGTCCGGGGAGGAAGCGAAAATGAGATCGCCCTTGATCCGGGAGAGATACCGGATCTGGAGGAAGCGCTGACGACCGATGCAGATCGTGTGCTGATGGATCAGAACCATGCAGATGTAACCTATAAGGTGGTATATACAAAGAATGCGGCAAAGGCCACGGAATCTAATGCAGTAAAGGCATCGCCTGAGTACGACAGCGACCACAGCCAGGCATTTAAGGCGGCCTGGGGACTGAATGTAGACATTGAGCGTTATGTCAATGGAAGAAAGACGGCCATGGCGACGCCATCGGATGCGGAGTTTACTACCTATATCCAGTTAGGCAAGGATGATGTGGACATGATGGACTACCAGCTATACCGGATCTTTACGGACCCGATGGACGGTTCGGTCCAGGCGGAGCTTGTGGAGATGTCGGATGATCCGGAAGAGACCGGAGGGCTGTTTACTTTTACGGCCCAGGCAGGAATGAGGTATGTGATGGTGTATTCCAAGGCATACCGGCTCTACTTCTTAAACCAGACAGCCCTTCCGAGATACCAGTATTACTTCAAGGTAAGAAAGGGAGAAGCCCCCAGCGACTGGTATTATTCCTCAGAATACGGACAGGTGGAAGAACCGGCAGATATTTTCGTCAGTGATGAAGGTGTAGAGTACAGCTATGTAGGCTGGAGCTACCGTGAGGACCGTTTAAATGAATTCGATCCGGATCGTGTGATCAGCCGGAAAACCTATGTTTACGCGTACTACGAGAATAATCAGAAGGAAGTAAATGATGCAAGAAAAGAGCTTGAGGATGCCATAAAGAACGCGATTGATAAGAGCGATGACTATTTCCTGACATTAAAGGAGACAGAGAAGCTGAAAGAAGCAATCGAAGAGGCCCTGGAGGTACTGGACCGTACTTCTCCAAAGGCAACCCTTGATGAACTGCTTGAAGCGCTGGAAAAGCTTAAAGAAGTGACAAAGCCGTTAGATGAAGTACTGGATGACCGTTATGACCACTATGATGAGATCCAGAGCTCGGGAAGCAAGGGAGGAAGCAAAGGCGGAGGAGGAACCGGAAGCGGAATCAAGGCAAACCCTTACAACCCAAGCAGGAGCAAGAGTTACATCGTGGGCACCAATGGAAACTGGGAAGAGCTTTCAGGAACGGGAAGCCAGTGGGCCTTTGTACTAAACGGAGGAATCCGTCTGACAGGAATGTGGGCGAAGCTGGATTATGCAAACGGAGACGTGAACAAAAACGGCTGGTATCATTTCAATTCCAGCGGAATCATGGATTACGGCTGGTTCCGTGATGAGAAGCTTGACTGGTATTACTGCAATACAGAATCAGACGGCTGGCTTGGAAAGATGAAGACGGGCTGGCATCATGATAAGGAAGACAACCGCTGGTATTATTTAGACCCTGAGACAGGAATGATGGCAAAGGGCTGGAGGAATATCGGAGGAAAATGGTATTACTTTACAGAGCAGAACAGTATGGAAACCTATCGGTATGATGCGGCAACGGAAAAATGGATCTATAAGAGCAATGAAGAGCGGCCACTGGGATCCATGTACATCAGTGAGATGACGCCTGATGGATATGCCGTTGGGGGAGATGGAGCCTGGCTGCAGTAAGGATACGATGAAAAGCAGCAGCTTTCGTTAGCTGGAAAGGGAAAGTGTGCATATCCTTTGCTTTCCCTTTCTTTATAGAAAACCTGACAAAGCACGATTGAAAAAGGGGATAATAAACCTATGATAAAAAGCGAAGAAATGCAGAACATCTGCCGCAGCATGACTGTAACAGACCGGGTCAGTACGATGCTCATCTGTTTTCATGGAAAAAAGGAGGGAAATTTATATGGTGAAATTCTTAACTGCTATATAGACGGACCTGTATGGTTTTCCGATATAGGTGATTTAATGCTGAAACTGGATGAAATATGCGACTGGGTTGGAACTCCCCAGCCTACCACTAATCCAAGGTTTCTTAATAAAAAAATGTCAGAAGAATATGCACACAGAACTAAGGGAAAAAACAAAATACCAGTAAAGGCAAAAATTCAGCTGCAGGATAGTTTGACCCTAAGTACCCGTGCGGTTCATGCAAAAGAAACATTGATTGTCAAAATAGAACATCGCCAGAACGCGAGTTTGCAGGGAATAGTGGCCGGCAGACTGACATCCAGAAATTATGTAGCGTTCCGAAGCGCTTTAGAACTGATGCGCATGATAAAAGAGATTGCCGTAAGAACGTAAAATACGGAAATGGACCATTGGCCCTATAAAATAAATATGATAAAAAGCCCGGAGAAAAGAAAATCTTCACCGGGCTTTCCTGCTGGGATTTGTATTACTGAACGAGATAGATTTCTGCACTCCTGGTGCCATAAGCACGGGTTTCACCATGAGTATTGAAGAATATATCAATGTGGTTCCCTTTGACTCCGCCTCCGCAATCCTCCGCTGTATAGACAACTCCGTTTATCATGATGCGGCTGCCGTAAGGAATGACCCTTGGATCAACAGATATGGTATGGTTTGCGGCCGCAATGGTTCCAGTGCTGGTACGTCCTCCCCAGCCTCCGGAACATTTGCGGCAAGGGCAGTAGGCCGTAGTTTTAAAAGCTCCCAGGGAACGAAGATTGGAGGTGCTGTTTTGAAGACTTGCTGCAGCGGCAGCACCTACTCCATGTACTCTGGTGCCGGAAAGCTTCTGACCTCCTGTATAGGCCTCTATCAAATAGGTGCCGTCTCCGTAGGAACTCCAGGGAACCGGCATTTCAAAACCGTAATTACCGGTTCCGTTTGATACAAGATCCTCCCGGTACTTGGAGGCGGTGGTGGTTAGTTCTGCTACGACCTGTCCGTTAGACTGATTGGTAATGACAATCTTTACTTCTGCCGCAGAGTTTGGATCAGAACAGTTTAGGGCCCAGCCCCTGACGTTGTTCTCATCAGCATTGTCAATAATACCTGCCGTTTGGGCCGCTAAAACGTTCCATGCACTTATCAAGATAAATGTCATCATTAGTAAGGTTCCGAGGAACCAGTGAATTCGGTTTGTTTTACTCATATTACAAATACTTCCTTTCTTTTTTACAATCTGTAACAAGTTTTAATATATTTATAATTATATGTAACAGATTTGTAATAAATGAGGTACAAGTAAACATTTTACACATTTTTCCAATTTTGTCAAGGTTAAGACGAAAAAAACCGCAGAAGCAGTGAAGTAATTCACTGTTCTGCGGCGTCATATGGGCATTTCCTACTGTTCAATGACTGCAAATAATTCTTTTGTCTGTCTTCCAAAATCCAGCGCTTCTCTGCGGCTTCCAAAGAAAATATCGATTTTATTTCCCTTTACGCCGCTTCCGATATCTTCAACGGTATAAACGATGTCGTCGATCATGACCTTTGTTCCAAGCGGAAGAAGTGTGATATCTGCGGATATGGTATGCTGCGGCTGCGGTATCGTACCGGAATAGGTACGGCTCTGTTTGCAGGTGCTTTCGCCGGGACAATATGCAGTGGCGGAGAAGAGTCCCAGGGATTCTCCCTTTTGATAAACCGGTTTTGCCGGTTCTTCCGGCTTTACAGGTTCGGTTTCTTTTTTCTTAATGCCAGGTCCGATTTCCTC from Lacrimispora sphenoides JCM 1415 encodes the following:
- a CDS encoding 3D domain-containing protein produces the protein MSKTNRIHWFLGTLLMMTFILISAWNVLAAQTAGIIDNADENNVRGWALNCSDPNSAAEVKIVITNQSNGQVVAELTTTASKYREDLVSNGTGNYGFEMPVPWSSYGDGTYLIEAYTGGQKLSGTRVHGVGAAAAASLQNSTSNLRSLGAFKTTAYCPCRKCSGGWGGRTSTGTIAAANHTISVDPRVIPYGSRIMINGVVYTAEDCGGGVKGNHIDIFFNTHGETRAYGTRSAEIYLVQ
- a CDS encoding 3D domain-containing protein; this encodes MNSFSGKKRITGFLTLLCILLLSTTALAAETTGNGQTVNQVQSENSGTDHQTIQTSTENQTASASTEEIGPGIKKKETEPVKPEEPAKPVYQKGESLGLFSATAYCPGESTCKQSRTYSGTIPQPQHTISADITLLPLGTKVMIDDIVYTVEDIGSGVKGNKIDIFFGSRREALDFGRQTKELFAVIEQ